A section of the Metabacillus endolithicus genome encodes:
- the yhaM gene encoding 3'-5' exoribonuclease YhaM, with protein MGKGILHYDVGEQVEVHLLIKTSTKGIASNGKAFLTLILQDTSGEIEAKLWDASQDDEVLYSPQSIVKVLGDIHHYRGRNQLKIRKIRPKHDEEHIEISDLLETAPIAKEVMNEKITQYIFEMKNSNIQRITRYLLKKHGAAFIEYPAATKNHHEFVSGLAYHVVSMLDLAKSIAALYPSLDTDLLYAGVILHDLGKVTELSGPVSTTYTVEGNLIGHISIMVNEIAKAAEHLQIEGEEVVVLQHLVLSHHGKAEWGSPKPPMIKEAEILHYIDNLDAKMNMMDRALERVKPGEYTERVFALDNRSFYKPTFHK; from the coding sequence ATGGGAAAAGGGATTTTGCATTATGACGTTGGAGAACAAGTTGAAGTACACCTACTAATCAAAACGTCCACTAAAGGAATTGCAAGCAATGGTAAAGCTTTTTTAACTTTAATTTTACAAGACACATCAGGGGAAATAGAAGCAAAGCTTTGGGATGCATCACAGGATGATGAAGTCCTGTATTCCCCGCAAAGCATAGTCAAAGTATTAGGAGATATTCATCATTATCGTGGACGAAATCAGTTGAAAATTCGCAAGATCCGTCCGAAGCATGACGAAGAGCACATTGAGATTTCAGATCTTCTCGAAACTGCACCTATAGCAAAAGAAGTGATGAATGAGAAGATTACACAATACATTTTTGAGATGAAAAACTCAAATATCCAACGTATTACAAGATATTTGTTGAAAAAGCACGGTGCTGCTTTTATTGAATATCCAGCAGCGACAAAAAACCACCACGAGTTTGTATCTGGTTTAGCCTATCATGTTGTTTCTATGCTTGATTTGGCAAAATCAATTGCTGCTTTATATCCTAGTCTAGATACGGATCTTCTTTATGCTGGAGTTATTCTACATGATTTAGGAAAGGTTACTGAATTGTCTGGACCAGTTAGCACAACTTATACAGTTGAAGGAAACCTTATAGGTCATATATCCATTATGGTAAATGAAATTGCTAAAGCAGCTGAACACCTTCAAATCGAAGGGGAAGAAGTAGTAGTCCTACAGCACCTCGTTTTAAGTCATCATGGAAAGGCTGAATGGGGTAGTCCAAAACCACCTATGATCAAAGAAGCAGAAATTTTACATTATATTGATAATCTTGATGCAAAAATGAATATGATGGATCGTGCCCTTGAACGAGTTAAGCCAGGAGAATACACAGAAAGAGTATTTGCTCTTGATAACCGTTCCTTTTATAAGCCAACATTTCATAAATAA
- a CDS encoding sporulation YhaL family protein — translation MFVMPWWIYLCIIGILVSGYMAFKTARQDKQIDDTFIEQEGQVYLDRIEKERQKKRDLLTQQPELQDDQTAS, via the coding sequence ATGTTCGTTATGCCGTGGTGGATTTATTTATGTATTATAGGGATTCTTGTAAGTGGATATATGGCATTTAAAACAGCACGACAAGATAAACAAATTGATGATACGTTCATTGAGCAGGAGGGTCAAGTGTATCTTGACCGTATTGAAAAGGAACGTCAGAAAAAAAGAGATCTATTAACACAGCAACCGGAGCTACAAGACGATCAAACAGCAAGCTAA
- a CDS encoding peptidylprolyl isomerase: protein MKKIAIVLAAATSILALSACNNNADSEVVVETKAGNITKDEFYDAMKARFGADVLTELVHEKVLSEKYEVTDEEVQTEFDNLKTQYGAQFESVVQTQGEDVVKQMVKVDLLRKKAAEAEAEVTDEDIKAYYDTLEGQIRASHILVADEATAKEVKEKLDAGESFEDLAKEYSTDPGSAQNGGDLGWFGEGAMVQEFQDAAFKLKEGEVSAPVKSDYGFHIIKVTETVKPLEEMKESLKEEVRNQKIQQPDTIQNALDKAIEESNVEVKDEDLKDTFKAAEAEEPAEKEEEKEEETKE from the coding sequence ATGAAAAAGATCGCAATTGTATTAGCAGCAGCAACTAGCATACTTGCACTAAGTGCTTGCAACAATAATGCTGACTCTGAAGTTGTTGTAGAAACAAAAGCTGGTAATATTACGAAGGACGAATTCTACGATGCAATGAAGGCTCGTTTCGGTGCAGATGTGTTAACAGAGCTCGTTCATGAAAAAGTATTAAGTGAAAAATATGAAGTAACGGATGAAGAAGTTCAAACTGAATTTGATAACTTAAAAACACAATACGGTGCTCAATTTGAAAGTGTTGTCCAAACTCAAGGTGAAGATGTTGTAAAACAAATGGTCAAAGTGGATCTGCTTAGAAAGAAAGCAGCTGAAGCTGAAGCCGAAGTTACAGATGAAGATATTAAGGCTTACTACGATACACTGGAAGGTCAAATTAGAGCAAGCCATATTTTAGTTGCAGATGAAGCAACGGCAAAAGAAGTGAAGGAAAAATTAGATGCGGGTGAATCATTTGAAGATCTTGCAAAAGAATATTCTACAGATCCTGGTTCAGCTCAAAACGGTGGAGATCTTGGATGGTTTGGTGAAGGTGCAATGGTTCAAGAATTCCAGGATGCAGCCTTTAAATTAAAAGAAGGTGAAGTAAGTGCACCTGTTAAGTCAGATTATGGTTTCCACATCATCAAAGTAACAGAAACAGTGAAACCACTTGAAGAAATGAAAGAATCCTTAAAAGAAGAAGTACGCAACCAAAAAATCCAACAACCTGATACAATTCAAAATGCTTTAGACAAAGCAATTGAAGAATCAAATGTAGAAGTGAAGGATGAAGATTTAAAGGATACTTTTAAAGCAGCAGAAGCAGAAGAACCAGCAGAAAAAGAAGAAGAAAAAGAAGAAGAAACAAAAGAATAA
- a CDS encoding YjcZ family sporulation protein produces the protein MSFGYSNSFALIVVLFILLIIVGASYL, from the coding sequence ATGAGCTTTGGTTATTCAAATAGCTTTGCTTTAATCGTTGTGCTGTTCATTTTGTTAATCATCGTTGGAGCTTCTTACCTTTAA